A section of the Methanococcus vannielii SB genome encodes:
- a CDS encoding ATP-binding protein — protein MKKNASGKIKNKLLLYSIILVIIPVLMLSYISINTASNLIDSNKEAIMDKNMGILNERFESTFVEFDVMTSYTANLNVVKDAVKRKDKEFLSDFAYNLKLESEVDLVAFTDTEGNIIQSSSENNVEINDYVKKLLKDSFTHSFEILPESEALKYNDHDLDGDALVIFALAPVYYENEVIGSVVYVDIINNENYGVEKIKESTNDEASIYLGDTVISTTITENGEYIVGKKTPEIIYGPDIPKSRYFGVFEYLGERYISKYAPISNSDGEVIGMLVVNSLESPFIAFKNKVIKELLFAGIYAMLSAVFIAFIISSSITKPILKLKESVEIFKDGNYKHRADIKTGDEIEELADSFNHMAIEVNLAHEKLKERAERIEESYDELKDRDKLKTELLSAVSHELRTPLTSIKGYLELLREGAAGKLTETQKEFIEVVYENVNRLRRHVENIKDLVKVDSLENKVKLDGVNIKNAVSEIIDNVKNFANEKNVVLLQDIDNVVIKGDRIKINQVLENLVENAISFTKPYSKVTVGGYTEGENFHLEVTDQGVGIPKEELNNIFKDFYSESFSSKVENVGDPNFGLIACKKIIEAHEGSIWVESRVGKGTTIHVLLPIYK, from the coding sequence ATGAAAAAAAATGCATCTGGCAAAATAAAAAATAAGTTGCTTTTATATTCCATAATACTTGTAATTATTCCAGTATTGATGTTAAGCTATATTTCAATAAATACGGCATCCAACCTGATAGATTCAAATAAAGAAGCTATTATGGATAAAAACATGGGTATTTTAAACGAAAGATTTGAATCAACATTCGTTGAATTTGATGTCATGACTTCGTATACTGCAAATTTAAATGTTGTAAAAGATGCTGTAAAAAGAAAAGATAAAGAGTTTCTTTCGGATTTTGCGTATAATTTAAAATTAGAATCCGAAGTTGACCTTGTAGCATTTACTGATACTGAAGGAAACATTATACAGTCAAGTAGTGAAAATAATGTAGAAATAAACGATTACGTTAAAAAACTACTTAAGGATAGCTTTACCCATTCTTTTGAAATTTTACCTGAAAGTGAAGCTTTAAAATATAACGACCATGATTTAGATGGAGATGCATTAGTAATATTTGCGTTAGCACCAGTATATTATGAAAATGAGGTTATTGGTTCTGTTGTATATGTTGATATTATAAATAATGAAAATTACGGGGTAGAAAAAATTAAAGAATCTACTAATGATGAAGCATCGATTTATTTAGGGGATACAGTAATTTCAACTACGATTACTGAAAATGGAGAATATATCGTAGGTAAAAAAACTCCTGAAATAATATATGGCCCAGATATTCCTAAAAGTAGGTATTTTGGCGTTTTTGAATATTTGGGTGAAAGATACATTTCAAAATATGCACCAATATCAAATTCAGATGGTGAAGTTATAGGGATGCTAGTAGTAAATTCATTAGAGTCCCCATTTATTGCATTTAAAAATAAAGTAATAAAAGAGCTATTGTTTGCAGGAATATATGCAATGTTATCTGCAGTATTTATAGCATTTATTATTTCATCATCAATTACAAAACCAATATTAAAACTTAAAGAATCCGTAGAGATATTCAAAGACGGTAACTATAAGCATCGTGCAGATATTAAAACAGGAGATGAAATAGAAGAATTAGCCGATTCATTTAACCATATGGCAATCGAAGTAAATTTAGCACATGAGAAATTAAAAGAGCGTGCTGAAAGAATTGAAGAGTCTTACGATGAATTAAAAGATCGTGATAAATTAAAAACAGAATTATTATCAGCAGTGTCTCATGAATTAAGAACGCCCCTTACATCAATTAAAGGATATTTAGAATTATTAAGGGAAGGAGCCGCAGGAAAACTAACAGAAACTCAGAAAGAATTTATTGAGGTAGTTTATGAAAATGTAAACCGGCTTAGAAGGCATGTTGAAAACATTAAAGACCTTGTAAAAGTAGATTCTCTTGAAAATAAAGTTAAGCTTGATGGAGTAAATATTAAAAATGCAGTTTCTGAGATAATTGACAATGTGAAAAATTTTGCAAATGAAAAAAATGTCGTGCTGCTTCAAGATATTGACAATGTGGTTATAAAAGGAGATAGAATTAAAATAAACCAAGTTCTTGAAAATTTGGTCGAAAATGCAATTTCATTTACAAAACCATATTCAAAAGTTACAGTTGGAGGGTACACTGAAGGTGAAAATTTCCACTTGGAAGTAACTGATCAAGGAGTTGGAATTCCAAAAGAAGAGTTAAATAATATATTTAAAGACTTTTATAGTGAAAGTTTCTCTTCAAAAGTCGAAAACGTTGGTGACCCAAATTTTGGACTTATTGCATGTAAAAAAATTATTGAAGCCCATGAAGGTTCAATCTGGGTTGAAAGTAGGGTTGGAAAGGGAACTACAATACACGTACTTCTTCCAATTTATAAATAA
- a CDS encoding redox-regulated ATPase YchF has translation MAILGLVGKPNVGKSTTFNAMTEKVADVGNYPFTTINPNIGTSFVTKPCPCSTLNLKCSPNNSKCFSGVRNIPVEIIDVAGLVPDAHKGKGMGNKFLDDLRQADAFILVVDASGKTDLEGNITEDHDPIMDVKFLLNELDMWIYGILTKNWERLSRRAQQEKNVLKSIHEQLSGLNISENQVAAALRNLDESPMKWTESDILTLSTNLRKASKPMIIAANKADHENAEKNIEKLKEEFKEFSVIPTSSEIELALKKAEKAGLINYNGKKMEIIDETRLNDAQKNALNYMKNYLEKFGGTGIQNLINNAYFDLLNMIVVYPVEDEGKFSDKKGNVLPDAYLLKKGSTARELAFKIHTEIGQKFIYAVDARKKLRIGADQELNDGDIIKIVSAA, from the coding sequence ATGGCAATACTCGGACTTGTTGGAAAACCAAATGTTGGAAAATCTACAACATTTAATGCAATGACGGAAAAAGTTGCAGATGTTGGAAATTACCCGTTTACAACAATAAATCCAAATATCGGAACTTCTTTTGTTACAAAACCATGTCCTTGCAGTACTTTAAATTTAAAATGCAGCCCAAACAATTCAAAATGTTTTTCCGGTGTCCGTAATATCCCTGTTGAAATTATTGACGTTGCAGGACTTGTTCCAGATGCCCACAAGGGTAAAGGGATGGGTAATAAATTTTTAGATGATTTAAGGCAGGCAGATGCTTTTATACTTGTAGTTGATGCAAGTGGCAAAACTGATTTAGAAGGAAATATTACTGAAGACCACGACCCTATCATGGACGTTAAATTCCTTTTAAATGAGCTTGATATGTGGATATACGGGATTTTAACTAAAAACTGGGAAAGGCTTTCAAGGAGAGCGCAACAGGAAAAAAACGTTTTAAAAAGTATACACGAACAATTAAGTGGTTTAAATATTTCTGAAAATCAGGTTGCAGCAGCTTTAAGGAACTTAGATGAAAGCCCAATGAAATGGACTGAAAGTGATATTTTAACTCTTTCAACAAATTTAAGGAAGGCATCAAAACCAATGATTATAGCTGCAAACAAGGCTGATCATGAAAATGCAGAAAAAAATATTGAAAAATTAAAGGAAGAATTTAAGGAGTTTTCAGTAATTCCTACGTCTTCGGAAATAGAACTTGCACTAAAAAAAGCAGAAAAAGCAGGTTTAATCAATTACAATGGTAAAAAAATGGAAATAATTGATGAAACCCGCTTAAACGATGCTCAAAAGAACGCATTAAACTATATGAAAAATTATCTTGAAAAATTTGGCGGAACAGGAATTCAAAATTTAATTAACAATGCTTATTTTGACCTATTAAACATGATTGTAGTATATCCCGTTGAAGACGAGGGTAAATTCTCAGATAAAAAAGGAAATGTTTTACCGGATGCGTATTTGCTTAAAAAAGGTTCAACAGCAAGAGAACTTGCGTTTAAAATCCATACTGAAATAGGGCAAAAATTTATATATGCAGTTGATGCAAGAAAAAAACTTAGAATTGGTGCCGATCAGGAATTGAATGACGGAGATATTATAAAAATAGTTTCTGCAGCATAA
- a CDS encoding B12-binding domain-containing radical SAM protein: protein MAIKNVSIVYPNKFTGGIACLAVHVLNSHLNSYRDIFSNVYFIENYSEIKNNDAILITLQYENDYFNALKIVEELRLKNKNAIFIAGGPCAISNPLPMAEFFDAFVIGEIENTDILYELINGNFNVQGVFLPSKLDEDKKIKRIYPKKLDVNNYPVKQQTHESGAYGKAYLLEIGRGCIRKCGFCMAKCIYSPPRYRKIDDLKYLVDEGLKYTDANKVALIAPSVSDYKNILELCEYISEKNVLISPSSLRADTVTDELLKLLNLKTLTIAPEAGSESLRNLIDKELNEESIFNAIEIAKKHGINTVKLYYMVGFPNETPEDISEIITLTKKIKERVRKVDVSINPMVPKPHTKFEMSEFNLNSKSTIKYIEKELKKSKVSVDYENFNSMVTQTILARGGLEISKALKITKTPSKLASYVDKNIYLSKLTKKPWGFIEL from the coding sequence ATGGCAATTAAAAACGTTTCTATAGTTTATCCCAATAAGTTTACGGGGGGAATTGCATGCCTTGCAGTTCACGTACTAAATAGCCACTTAAATAGCTATAGGGATATTTTTTCAAATGTATACTTTATTGAAAACTATTCAGAAATAAAGAATAACGATGCCATTTTAATAACCCTCCAATATGAAAATGATTATTTTAATGCTTTAAAGATTGTTGAAGAACTAAGATTAAAAAATAAAAATGCCATTTTTATTGCAGGAGGCCCTTGTGCAATTTCAAATCCGCTTCCAATGGCAGAATTTTTTGATGCATTCGTTATTGGCGAAATTGAAAATACTGATATTCTTTACGAACTTATAAATGGAAATTTTAACGTTCAGGGGGTTTTTTTACCGTCTAAATTAGATGAAGATAAGAAAATAAAAAGAATTTACCCAAAAAAACTTGATGTTAATAATTATCCTGTAAAACAGCAAACGCATGAATCTGGAGCATATGGGAAAGCATATTTGCTTGAAATTGGAAGGGGATGTATTAGAAAATGCGGATTTTGCATGGCAAAGTGCATTTATAGCCCCCCAAGATATCGAAAAATTGACGATTTAAAATACTTAGTTGACGAGGGTTTAAAATATACTGATGCGAATAAAGTTGCATTAATTGCGCCATCCGTAAGTGATTATAAAAACATTCTTGAACTTTGCGAATACATTTCGGAAAAAAATGTTTTAATTTCTCCGTCGTCATTAAGGGCCGATACAGTTACAGACGAACTTTTAAAGCTTTTAAATCTAAAAACACTTACAATTGCACCTGAAGCTGGAAGCGAAAGTCTTAGAAATTTAATTGATAAAGAACTAAATGAAGAAAGTATATTTAATGCAATAGAAATTGCAAAAAAACATGGGATTAACACGGTAAAACTTTACTACATGGTAGGATTTCCAAATGAAACTCCCGAAGATATAAGTGAAATTATAACGCTTACAAAAAAGATAAAAGAGCGAGTTAGAAAGGTCGATGTAAGTATAAACCCAATGGTTCCAAAACCACACACAAAATTTGAAATGTCGGAATTTAACCTTAATTCAAAATCCACGATAAAATACATTGAAAAAGAACTTAAAAAGTCAAAAGTATCTGTAGATTATGAAAATTTTAATTCAATGGTTACTCAAACAATTCTTGCAAGAGGGGGACTTGAAATTTCAAAAGCTCTAAAAATTACAAAAACTCCAAGCAAACTTGCTAGTTACGTTGATAAAAATATTTACTTATCTAAACTAACAAAAAAACCATGGGGTTTTATAGAACTTTAA
- the thiL gene encoding thiamine-phosphate kinase: MNEFDIINIISKNISYKNGVERGIGDDCAVFKLENQHLVITTDMMFRSTHFPEILTPFQIGMRIVTANVSDIAAMCAKPLGMVISMGFDKPDLKFIDEMSKGMNFISKEYGCPIVGGDTNKSKELTLSGTAFGITNNPIYRGGNLGNEICITGTIGRVFCALKILEMSKNGIIDKLKFEKLIEEFPEIIKKLSEPKARVLEGISLNNVVTSCSDISDGLSKDLNHVGFFEIYSKELLKAVPKDVVEFSEKFDINLIDIALNSGEEFELLFTVKDFKNAKKVLKGINTVTKFGKVVESGKTVDGNNITFEGYVHKW, translated from the coding sequence ATGAACGAGTTTGACATTATTAATATAATTTCAAAAAATATTTCATACAAAAATGGTGTTGAAAGGGGAATAGGGGATGATTGTGCAGTTTTCAAACTTGAAAATCAGCACCTTGTAATAACTACCGACATGATGTTTAGGTCAACGCACTTTCCAGAAATTCTAACGCCATTTCAAATTGGAATGAGAATTGTTACAGCAAACGTATCCGATATTGCCGCAATGTGTGCAAAACCGTTAGGAATGGTAATTTCAATGGGATTTGATAAACCCGATTTAAAATTTATTGACGAAATGTCTAAAGGAATGAATTTTATTTCAAAAGAGTATGGCTGTCCAATTGTAGGTGGGGACACAAATAAATCAAAAGAATTAACGCTTTCAGGTACTGCCTTTGGAATTACAAATAACCCCATATATCGGGGTGGAAATTTAGGCAATGAAATATGCATTACTGGAACCATTGGAAGAGTTTTTTGTGCATTAAAAATTCTTGAAATGAGTAAAAATGGAATTATTGATAAATTAAAATTTGAAAAATTAATTGAGGAATTTCCAGAAATAATTAAAAAGTTATCTGAACCTAAAGCACGTGTTTTAGAAGGAATTTCATTAAATAATGTGGTTACATCTTGTTCAGACATTTCTGATGGACTTTCAAAGGATTTAAACCATGTAGGTTTCTTTGAAATTTATTCCAAAGAATTATTAAAGGCAGTTCCAAAAGATGTAGTTGAATTCTCAGAAAAATTTGATATAAATTTAATAGATATTGCGTTAAATAGTGGCGAAGAATTTGAGCTTTTATTTACAGTTAAAGATTTTAAAAATGCTAAAAAAGTGTTAAAAGGAATAAATACAGTAACTAAATTTGGAAAAGTTGTTGAATCGGGAAAAACCGTTGATGGAAACAATATTACTTTTGAAGGGTATGTTCATAAGTGGTAA
- the artE gene encoding archaeosortase family protein ArtE produces MEKINKSILLLKFMVSSISIYFIIMPLESFLIYPIAYQSHFILNLIGYSSLDGNLINLSNISIMIVKACTSVTTISILLGFVFSVSKSIKEFIFGGIFCTGIIYTGNIIRIVITSILANHFGMLSFFHDFVGYISTLILAVITVFAWLKFQKQLHLKSGKDNVI; encoded by the coding sequence ATGGAAAAAATTAATAAATCAATATTACTTTTAAAATTTATGGTTTCGTCAATTTCCATATATTTTATTATAATGCCTCTTGAATCGTTTTTAATTTACCCCATTGCATATCAAAGCCACTTTATCTTAAATTTGATTGGTTATTCTAGTTTAGATGGAAATTTAATAAACCTTTCAAATATTTCAATAATGATTGTAAAAGCATGTACTAGCGTTACGACTATTTCAATACTACTTGGCTTTGTTTTTTCAGTAAGTAAATCCATAAAGGAGTTCATTTTTGGAGGGATTTTTTGTACCGGGATAATTTATACTGGAAACATTATTAGAATTGTTATTACAAGTATTTTAGCAAATCATTTTGGAATGCTTTCATTTTTTCATGATTTTGTAGGATATATTTCAACTTTAATATTGGCAGTTATAACAGTTTTTGCGTGGCTTAAGTTTCAAAAACAGTTGCATTTAAAAAGCGGTAAAGATAATGTAATTTAA
- a CDS encoding NOL1/NOP2/sun family putative RNA methylase, which yields MENLQFIRVNTLKISPEELKKRLEEKNVVLEDTFLNYVFRVKISPFSMGATPEYLSGLYFLQSISSIIPSIVLNPTKDDKVLDMCSAPGGKTTHLSQLMENEGCIVAVEINKNRLKSLRSNINRMGIKNIIMLNTNAINLNKNLKFDKILLDAPCTGNEIKDSDRVKTKRDILFCAKRQVELFRTAIEVLSEGGQLVYSTCSPEIEEDEEIISYILKTYKNMELIELNKEDFPGINVIDGEIKGTLKVIPPNEPFFIAKLKKITK from the coding sequence TTGGAAAATTTACAATTTATAAGGGTAAACACGTTAAAAATCAGTCCAGAGGAACTTAAAAAACGACTTGAGGAAAAAAATGTTGTTTTGGAAGATACATTTCTAAATTACGTATTTAGAGTTAAAATATCCCCTTTTTCAATGGGGGCTACTCCAGAATACCTTTCTGGACTTTATTTTTTACAAAGTATCTCTTCAATAATTCCTTCAATTGTTTTAAACCCAACTAAAGATGATAAAGTACTAGATATGTGTTCTGCACCTGGCGGAAAAACAACTCATCTTTCACAACTCATGGAAAATGAAGGATGTATTGTTGCTGTTGAAATAAACAAAAATCGTTTAAAAAGCCTTAGGTCAAACATCAACAGGATGGGGATAAAAAACATAATAATGCTGAATACAAATGCAATAAACCTGAATAAAAATTTAAAATTTGATAAAATACTGTTAGATGCCCCATGTACTGGAAATGAAATCAAAGATAGTGATAGGGTTAAAACAAAACGAGATATACTGTTTTGTGCAAAAAGACAGGTTGAACTATTTAGAACGGCAATTGAAGTTTTAAGTGAGGGTGGACAACTGGTTTACAGTACTTGCTCTCCTGAAATCGAGGAAGACGAAGAAATTATTAGCTACATTCTAAAAACTTACAAAAATATGGAACTTATAGAGTTAAATAAAGAAGATTTTCCCGGCATTAATGTAATAGATGGTGAAATAAAAGGTACATTAAAAGTAATTCCTCCAAACGAGCCATTTTTTATTGCAAAATTGAAAAAAATTACTAAATAA
- a CDS encoding Tex family protein has protein sequence MDIFQKLQKEFNLKPFQVENTVNLIDEGNTIPFIARYRKEVTGSLDDVTLRNFFEKLNYLRNLEDKKAQTIKLIDVLGKLTLEVKQKIENSETLTEIEDIYRPFRPKRKTRAIIAESKGLKPLSEVILKQKLEKPVEELAKEFLNPKLEVNSIEDAIFGAQDIIAEEISDNPDYRKFIREKTYSKGIITVKAKDKDLKSVYEMYYEYNEQLSKIPRHRILAINRGEKEKILSVKIEPPVELILNWLNGQIIIENSETASILKDTIIDGYKRLISPSIEREIRNSLTEKAEEGAISVFSKNLKQLLLQPPIKGKVVLGWDPAFRTGCKLAVVDETGKLLDKDVVYPTEPHNKTLETKKTVKELVNNYNIDIIAIGNGTASRESEIIVSELLKELDRNLKYVIVNEAGASVYSASELGFEEFPEYDVGVRSAASIARRLQDPLAELVKIDPKSIGVGQYQHDMNQKKLSESLGAVVESCVNSVGVDLNTASVSLLNYVSGINKEIAKNIVNYRIKNGKFNSRKELLNVKKLGKKAFEQCAGFLRIQNGKNLLDNTSVHPESYKIAENLLNELNLSLNEINYNKMNKISEKIESIKDIKNIEKLADKLNTGIPTLLDIIRELEKPGRDPRDDVEKPVLRSDVLKFEDLKEGMILKGTIRNIVDFGAFVDIGVHHDGLIHISEVSDRFIKHPLEVISVGDVVNVFVLGIDFEKNRVSLSIKKAINF, from the coding sequence ATGGATATTTTTCAAAAATTACAAAAAGAATTTAATTTAAAACCATTTCAGGTTGAAAATACCGTTAATTTAATTGACGAAGGAAATACAATTCCATTTATTGCAAGATATCGAAAAGAAGTAACGGGCTCACTTGATGACGTTACTTTGAGGAATTTTTTTGAGAAATTAAATTATTTAAGAAATTTAGAAGATAAAAAAGCTCAGACTATTAAATTAATAGATGTTTTAGGCAAATTAACTTTAGAAGTTAAACAAAAAATTGAAAATTCAGAAACTTTAACTGAAATTGAGGATATTTATAGACCATTTAGACCAAAAAGGAAAACAAGGGCAATAATTGCTGAAAGTAAGGGTTTAAAACCACTTTCAGAAGTTATTTTAAAACAAAAACTGGAAAAACCAGTTGAAGAACTTGCTAAAGAATTTTTAAACCCAAAACTTGAAGTAAATTCGATAGAAGATGCAATTTTTGGAGCACAGGATATTATTGCAGAAGAAATTTCAGATAATCCAGATTATCGGAAATTTATTCGTGAAAAAACATATTCTAAAGGAATAATCACTGTAAAAGCAAAGGACAAAGATTTAAAGTCAGTTTACGAAATGTATTATGAATATAATGAACAGTTAAGTAAAATTCCACGACACAGGATTCTTGCAATAAATCGGGGGGAAAAGGAAAAGATACTTAGCGTAAAAATTGAACCTCCTGTTGAATTAATTTTAAATTGGCTAAATGGCCAGATAATAATTGAAAATTCAGAAACGGCCAGTATTTTAAAAGATACCATAATAGATGGATATAAACGATTAATTTCGCCCTCAATTGAACGAGAAATTAGAAATAGCTTAACAGAAAAGGCAGAAGAAGGGGCAATTTCAGTATTTTCAAAAAATTTAAAGCAGCTGCTACTTCAACCGCCAATAAAAGGAAAAGTTGTTTTGGGCTGGGATCCAGCATTTAGAACTGGCTGTAAATTGGCAGTTGTTGATGAAACCGGAAAATTATTGGATAAAGACGTAGTTTACCCGACAGAGCCACATAATAAAACTTTAGAAACAAAAAAGACTGTTAAGGAACTGGTAAATAATTACAATATAGATATAATTGCAATTGGGAATGGAACTGCTTCAAGGGAATCCGAAATTATTGTATCCGAACTTTTAAAAGAACTTGATCGTAATTTAAAATATGTTATTGTAAATGAAGCGGGAGCATCTGTATATTCTGCGTCAGAACTCGGTTTTGAAGAATTTCCAGAATATGACGTTGGAGTTAGAAGTGCAGCATCTATTGCAAGACGACTTCAAGACCCTTTAGCAGAATTGGTAAAAATTGACCCTAAATCAATCGGCGTTGGACAGTACCAACATGATATGAACCAGAAAAAATTATCAGAAAGTTTGGGCGCAGTTGTTGAATCGTGTGTAAACTCGGTTGGTGTTGATTTAAATACTGCATCAGTTTCACTTTTAAATTATGTTTCTGGAATTAACAAAGAAATTGCAAAAAATATTGTAAATTATAGAATTAAAAACGGAAAATTTAATTCAAGAAAAGAACTTTTAAATGTTAAAAAACTAGGTAAAAAAGCGTTTGAGCAGTGTGCCGGATTTTTAAGGATCCAAAATGGTAAAAACCTGCTTGATAATACAAGCGTACATCCTGAGTCGTATAAAATTGCTGAAAATTTACTTAATGAGTTAAATCTTTCCTTAAACGAAATTAACTATAATAAAATGAATAAAATTTCCGAAAAAATTGAAAGTATTAAAGATATTAAAAATATTGAAAAATTGGCAGATAAATTAAATACTGGCATTCCAACACTATTGGATATTATTCGTGAACTTGAAAAACCAGGAAGAGACCCAAGAGACGATGTAGAAAAACCAGTTTTAAGGAGCGATGTCTTAAAATTTGAAGATTTAAAGGAAGGAATGATTTTAAAAGGAACGATTAGGAATATTGTTGATTTTGGCGCTTTTGTAGACATAGGGGTACATCATGACGGGCTTATCCACATTTCTGAAGTTTCGGACAGATTTATAAAGCATCCTCTTGAAGTAATTTCAGTTGGCGATGTTGTTAACGTTTTCGTATTGGGTATTGACTTTGAAAAAAATCGGGTATCTCTTTCAATTAAAAAGGCAATTAATTTTTAA
- a CDS encoding peptidylprolyl isomerase — MIAEIKTNMGSMKLKLFDDKAPITVKNFKKYAETGFYDEIIFHRVIKGFMAQGGGFTKDGLQKDTFEPIKNEAKNGLSNKRGTIAMARTNAINSATSQFFINTVDNAFLNYQNDQNYGYAVFGEMIEGFDVLDKIELVKTGNRGYFQDWPVTDVIIEKVIIEE, encoded by the coding sequence ATGATTGCAGAAATTAAAACAAATATGGGATCAATGAAATTAAAGTTATTTGACGATAAAGCCCCAATTACTGTTAAAAACTTTAAAAAATATGCTGAAACTGGTTTTTATGATGAAATAATATTTCATAGGGTAATCAAAGGATTTATGGCACAAGGTGGCGGATTTACAAAAGACGGACTTCAAAAAGACACATTTGAACCTATCAAGAATGAAGCTAAGAATGGCCTTTCAAATAAACGGGGAACTATCGCAATGGCTAGAACTAATGCTATTAACTCTGCAACAAGCCAATTTTTCATAAATACGGTTGATAATGCATTTTTAAACTACCAAAACGACCAAAACTATGGATATGCAGTATTTGGTGAAATGATTGAAGGTTTTGACGTACTTGATAAAATAGAGTTGGTAAAAACTGGAAATAGGGGATACTTTCAAGACTGGCCTGTTACAGATGTAATAATTGAAAAAGTTATAATTGAAGAATAA
- a CDS encoding secondary thiamine-phosphate synthase enzyme YjbQ, whose product MFFEYSLKTKFREELIDISSQIRESLEKSKVLEGIIVVFTPHTTSAITINENADPSVKKDIIKFLNEKIPSNYDFSHYEGNSDAHLKSSFFGPSLTLIVKNGKLILGTWQGVYFCEFDGPKSRNFYVKVIRG is encoded by the coding sequence ATGTTTTTTGAGTATTCGCTAAAAACTAAGTTTAGGGAAGAATTAATTGATATTTCAAGTCAAATTAGGGAATCTCTGGAAAAATCAAAGGTATTGGAAGGAATTATTGTAGTTTTTACGCCACATACTACCTCAGCAATTACCATAAATGAAAATGCAGACCCTTCCGTTAAAAAAGACATTATAAAATTTTTAAACGAAAAAATACCTTCTAACTATGACTTTTCACATTATGAAGGCAATTCTGATGCGCATTTAAAAAGTTCGTTTTTTGGCCCATCACTAACTTTAATCGTAAAAAATGGAAAATTAATTCTTGGAACGTGGCAAGGGGTTTATTTTTGCGAGTTTGACGGCCCAAAAAGCAGAAATTTTTACGTAAAAGTAATCCGTGGATAA